GGTACAAGGTTTGTCACAGATTAGTGTCAGTAGTAGCCAATGCAACATGCAGTACATCAGTCAAAACAGCCAATGCCCTAGAGTAGACTAGGATAGTAGGGACTATCCTGCCCTTCCAACTGGACTCTTTTTAATTTGTATGATAGCTGCATGTGAGATGATTTTACATCAAGGTTATTCCATACTCAGCACGTTTGCTGCATCCGTTAGTCTGGACCAGGGTTAAGTGCCTTCCTCCTAAATAGATAGTAAATCACCACTTAGAGAGAGGGGCTACTCAGGGCCCTAAGAGCTCTTCCGCTTCCTCTCCTGGGATTGACGGTCGCGCCTCCGAGATCATCTCCGTGAAACATGAGCTAGCGAACTAGCGATCTCTTTGAATGTTTGTCTCCTTACTAGATGATAAGCTTCATTTTGGTTTGATCATTtggtttatttacattttttatcatgtttactTTGAACTTATGGGGATAAATTGTAACTAAATGATGCATTACAAACTTATCACGACAAATCAAACCTCGCAACCGCCGATGCGATGGGAAATAATTAAGCAAAATGGAGCCATTGTAAATTATTGACTACCTTTTTCATGCAACATGTATCAACCCAAATTACTTTTCTGGATCTTTCACTAAGTATAAAAAAAGAGTAAGGTCATTTAAGAAATATTACCGATGGTTGGGGTGATTCATTACACTCTCTCTATTGCTCAGAGATCTTGCTGGTGTTCAGCGGGCGGAGGCGGTCCACGGAGGTTCCCGACTCGTGCCTCCAGGAAGCCCTTCGGACTAGACTCAGAGTGGTGGAGAGCAACAGCCAGGACGTCATCCAGCTCTTTAAGGTTGGCTGTACTGATGAGACGATGCTCCTTTAATGGCCGACAGTTTAGTCAAATATTAATGATTAATAACTCTTATATTTCCTCTAAAATTATGATGCAGATGGGATTAGATCTATACCTATACATTGCATTGAATCCATTAGACACTGTAACGTAACGGCATATACAATGTTTGTCaacttatttttctcttttttttatcatatatttttatatatatattaattcattaattgtTGTCTAACAGGAAATATTAAGATTAgatttgattggtgtgaaaCATGATTATCTTTATCTTCAGGACTTATCTGCCCGCCTGGTGTCTGTCCATGCTGAGAAAGACAGCTTTCTGCTTACCTTCAAGACCGTGGAAGAGGTCTGGAAGTTTTCAACCTACCTAGCACTAGGTAGGAGGATTGATCACCGTCCTTTCATGGGAGGCTTAAAAGAGCATGTTATGTTCATGCTGTTGTCATGTTAATATTATGATAATGATATTATCACTGCATGCCATTTATGTGCATGCACATTCATCAATGTCTATGGATCTATGGGTGTCTGGTTCCAGGTTACGTAGCACGGTGTTTGGAGAACTTCCTGTTCGACCATACCTTCTGGCTGGACCCAGAGCTGCTCAGTGACCTGGAGATCAACGTGTCGGTGGATGAGGAGCACCTGGCCACCCTCTACCTAGGCCTGGTGGTCCAAGAAGGTGAGCAACGACACCTCCGTCAGTGGTTTGACGTGCAGATGAACCGACCCAAAGCTTCTTTCTCTCGCAAAATCGAACTTGACTAGGTCCCACATTTTCTCTTCAGACAATGAGATTCTAAAAGTGGGTAAGGGAGATTCTAAGTGATAAGTCATTCATTGTTACTACTGAGTAATTGTTTGCGGTAAAACATTCATATTTTGAATAGGGTTATGCATTTTCATTAGATCTGTGGTTTATTGCCAGATGTAGGCTATGTTTCCAATGCAAATTCTCTGATAAAACGATTCAGAGTCATCTGAAATTAGGCTACTATCGTTTTATATTAATCCAGATTCAGATTCCTGAATTAATCCTTGGGAAAATTGTTTCAAATTAATTAAAGATGTAATATAATACCATTTTAGATCTAAACCTCCAAcagttcaaaaaaaaaaaaagagcaaagaaaACAGCATATCCCCTGTCTCATTTGATTTAGCTTCTTTTCGGGTAAATACTATCTACGATGGTAGATAGTTAGTTAATTGTCCCTCTTTCATTTTACTGACAATTAACAGGAGGTCATGCACATACCACCACATGTCCTCCGTTGCATtcagcacacagacacgctaCAATACACCTCCAGTTCTCATTCCCGCTCTGTCAGACCATATCGGTTTACCATGACAAAACCCCAGTGTATTCCCTGGAATTCCTATAATTGGATTATGTTCTAAAGGGATCTGCAGGAATAGGCTCCGACCTCTCACTATATACTGGATATGATTCTTTCCATGTTCATCAAAATAACAACATATTTCCACAGAGGCAATATTGCTACGCCTCttttattgatttatatatTCTTTCCTGTATGGACCTTGCATGTTTCTTGCTGGGCAGCAAGGCGTCTGGGAAAAACATTATTGGAGTGCATTGCTGGCATATAGCACTAAGTATTGCATTAACCTAATAGCGGTAAATGAAACATCCATCATTGGCCAGCTGCTGAATAAGCACGCTCGGGCAGGATTTGCTCATACTGCGCATTTAGGATCCCTGTATAAAGAAATCCAATGTGACAAGAGCCACTATAGAATAAACaagtttttgtgttttatgcTGACTTGCACACATTTGTTTCTTTCTtgtctgaatcacttttttcGATCTGGGGGTTTTTTCCGCTCTTCCCAGGCTCCTTCTTCGCCAAGGCCCTGTGCAGGAGCACTAATCAGGATGAGGAGtatgaggtggaagaggagctgTCCTTCGAGAGGAATGACCTGTTGATGGTGAGGGACACCGGGCAGGACGGCATGTGGGAGGGAACGCTGCTCTCCACCGGGCTCCACGGCTTGGCGCCCGTCAAATCCATGCAGCCCCTGCCTTACCCCTTCTACCAGTGAGTCATTGCATCCATTTTGCCCTCTCAACACTTTTTCATTCTGACCTGCGTCAAGAGCGTGCCTTCTTCTTAAGTTTTTTTGAAACGTGTTGGTGGCCTTTTGTGCCGTTGTCAACCCCTTTGGACACGTTGCTTCCTGTTTGGTCAGGTGGTTCCTGAGGAAGTACCCAGGGATGGCTGGATGCTCGCCAGCTGACAAGGAACACTTTGAATACCCTATTGGTGAGGCTGACCTCTTCAACATATTACCGCTCACACTGTCATCGTACAGGCTGTAACCAACATCTATTTCTACTATGTTACCCAGTCTTACTTAGATAGTTCATGTTTTACAGTCTGTCCTAATGCGTTGCTTTTACCTGTTCATCTCCCTCACTCTATACATAATGCAAATAAGATGATAgtacatttatttagctgatGCTAATGTCCAAAGCAACTTTCAATGAGAGCATTCAGCGTTGAAAAAAGTACTACATACAATTCCTCAAATCAACAAACTGCTCTTACGGCTACATTATAAAAAACAGAGATTATTTTTCGATTCATCGGCCAACATGCAGTCGGAACAGATGTCTGCTGCGGAAGATGGGTAGGGTTCCAGCAGTCCTGGGGGGCTCGTTCCACCATTGCAGAGTCAGGACAGCAAACAATCAAGATTCTGTTGAGCAGCAGGCAGCTGGGGTCCCCACGTAGTGAGGGAGTAGCAAGCCGTTTGGCATTCTTGGACCATAGTGGACGGGTTTAGGTGCATGGTTTGACTATGCCCTGGTTGTAGGATCGGCCGGAGCCATGTACCAGTGAATCAGATTCGACAGCACCCAGTAGTCGGTGCAGGGGGCCGAGAAGTGCTGTAGTGTCTGAGCACTTGGGGAGGTTGAATACCAGCTGTGCAGATGAGTCATAAGGTTGTTCTGGAAGAGGTACGCAGAGATCTGGGAAAAGACTGCAGGCTCAAGTTTTATGGAAATTAATTGTAGAAGAGAGACATCCGTAATTCCGGTGGATAGATATTCTTGCTGGGTTCACGTGTTGAACATAAGCATGGAtagcaatgtgtttgtgtgcaaaatAAATCCTGCTGCTTACTGATCCTCCCAAGTTAGCTCAGGTAGACCTACCAACCTATGAGGTTCAACAAATTACAGAATAGGAATAGGTTATGGAGACTCATGTGTTTTAACTCTATATTTATATCGTTGGCTAATCCATTGATCGTTAACTTCTAGTGAGCGGTACCTGTGTGGCCGTGGAGGACCACAGTCCGCTGGGGCGGGACGAGCTCCAGCTGAACAAAGGAGATGTGGTGGAGATCCAGGGCTTGCTGGTCCGAGGCCTGGACATGTTCATCGGCACACAGACGTCCACGGGACAAACTGGCTTCGTACGCAAGGCCCACGTTAGGCCTCTGGACGTTGTCCCACTGTGAGATACGACTGAAGGCTGCTGCCTTCACTTTTAATTTCACTTTCTAATTCATGATATTGTTTGACAGCATGGGTCAGATGCCAGTGCTTCATTGTTGTTTTAACATGTGAGTGCTGCAATCCAagcatatatttattataatgcaatttatatttatgtttaaaatgtttacggGACTGCATTAGCTCGGGAGGTGGAGCAGATCGGCTCCTCTAGTCTTAAGTATCCTGAAGTTCTTGAGTAGGGCACTTAGCTTTTCTCCCGGAGCGGTCGACTGCCACCATGCACAGGCGATAATTGAATGTCTGAGGGGAAGAAGTATCAAATGTAAAATCACCTTGAGCTCGTGGCACAGTTGCTCAATCAGCACGCCAACTATGTTTGCAATCCACCATTAGTGAGCGGGGTTCGATTCAAGCTTGTGGTCCTATACTACATGtaattccctctctctttcaacccACTTTCCAATCTGTCTTCACTACCCATAAAGGCTCACAAAGTACCCATACAAAATACCCTGAGCAGATCCCAGTCAGTCATCTAGTATCTTGTGTCCGTGCGTGCATCAGGGAGGTTAGGCCGGGTAAGACTGGGCCAGAGAAGTGGGCGAGCAGATGTGACAATACTTGCTTTGTCTTTCCTTTCTCCTCGCAGAGACGGACAATTGGTCTTtctgacggaggaggagagggctgcTCTGGCCCAGGTTAACCCCTGCAGCCCGGAGCCCAGCGAACCCAGCAGCCTGCTGGAGAGCCTGTTCTCATCCGACATCAGCTCTGTGTACAGGCTAGGtaagggatgtgtgtgtgtgtgtgtgtgtgtgtgtgtgtgtgtgtgtgtgtgtgtgtgtgtgtgcgtgtgcgtgtgcgtgtgtgcgtgcgtgcgtgcgtgcgtgcgtgcgtgcgtgcgtgtgttgtggcATCCTGCCAcctaaacctcggcccggacggATCCGAGGTGGGGTGATTGACGGcgtataccgccgccacccaaTGAGTGGCGACGAAGAGCATCActctctccccaatcagcgagattgtgggacacctggccggaggcagaggagccattttaaaaggagcaggaggactgaCATTCGGGGAAAGACCAGGAGCGAGAGGCAACTGAGAAGCGCTCGGGTCCGCGAGCggctagaggctcacggaggccctagagaacGCGATTAAATGATTTAAGTTGTATGCATTAAATCCCGATTGCGGCTTAACCCTCGTTAAAGTGTGACTCGTACCTGGTCCCCGGCACATTGGGGTAGCGGGTTACCacagtttgtgcgtgtgtgtgggtgtgagaacGGTTATGTTCCGTCCAAAACTGAATGCGAAAAATGTCAACAAGATCGGGCTGCAGTCTAGTTTTACATTTGGCTGATCCTCAAGATCCCAAGTGACTCATAAGCTTATCAGAGAGCAAGCAAAGTACTCAATTTCGGAGAATAAATGCATTTAAATGCGGCTCAGCACCACCTAGATTGCAAAGGAAATTCGATACGAGTCAAAGATGGCTGTAGGAATACTTGGTTTACCTTTATGGACTCAAATGTCACAACCAGTGTGTTAACATGCAACAATAGTGCACTGTAAAGGAACCAAGGAATGTAGTTTAGCAGAAAGAGCTTGGGGGCTGTTTGGTTATTCAAGGAATGTAAATTGACGCAGTCTGCAAAGTACCATAACATTGTATGTGGAACAAAGCATTTCATTCCAACTAAATGTTTTACTTCTTCCTTGCCTTTGTCCTACTCTTCCAGACAGATTGGATGATTGTGACTTCATGTACATTAGAAACCGACCCAAACAAGGTATTATTACATGGCTTGTTGTTTAGAGTAAATTTGTTTTAGAGTTCATAATCTTCTCAGTTGTTTAGTGTTTTATAATGTATTctattatacataatatactGCTGACAAACCCATggctgtctgtatctctctctctctctctctctctctctctctctcccttcctccgtctctcccttcctcactctctctttctccctctccccccctttcgCGCTCTCCGTCTCACCCTCTGCCCTCCACCTggtccctgtctccccccccccctccctctctgtcccccccctcagACCACAAAGCCCTCGCCAGCGCCCGGCAGAGCGTCATCTCGGAGCGGAGCGCCGGCACGCCgtccttccaccaccaccactccaccGTCTCCCTGCCCTCCCCGCGGGCGCCCGTCTCCCCCCTGTCCTGCTCTCCGCGGCCTGCCTCCTACCACCCTGCCTTCAGCTCCCTGCGGCCCGGGCACGCCGACGCCGCGGCCGAGCCGCTGTCCTTCGCCCCGGAGGACACCTTCAGGGAGCTGGACGAGCTCCAGGAGGACCCGGCGTTCTACCTGGAGGACCGcagctgggagggggaggacgcGGCCGCCGAGCTCAGCGACCCCACCCTCGACCTGCTGGACCACCCCGAGTTCCAGGTACCGCCGGCGCCCGCGATCGCCCGGGGGGCAAACGGCGTCagaagcatacacacacccaacacaaaaGTGTATTCACACAAAGAGTATTTTGGTCTGGTGGAAGAGGGAGGGTTTTAGTAGCCTGACGGCGGCAGTGTTCTGCAGCCCTGCTGACTCACAGCACGGCCTGAAGGGTGGATAAACAACACACAGAGTGTGCTTGCTTCCCTGTGCGTCCACGTGCGTTTAGTCATCGGATGCGCCGGCAGCCAAAGACATGAATGTCAGTGTGCGTAGCAGAGCATTGACTCGACCCTCGGGATGGTGGGAATGTTTCCGGGGGTCATGTCGAAGCACAACGACACACAAGTAACACACGATATATAAATGACGACATCGCGATCAGTGCCTTGATTTATATGATGATTCAATCTGTGATTTGATTCACTGATCCAGACAAGTCGACCTCCACACTGATTGGTCCGCGCGTTCTCTTCCACCGGATAGGAGGGCTTCTCTCCGCTCTACGACCTGCAGCACTCCTTCCTGGAGATGACCTTCGGCGGGAGGAGCGAGGGGGATCTGCTGAGCCACCTGGAGAGCGTCCGCGAGGCGGCCAAGCGGACCGCGAGGCACTGGGCACACAGGAGAGCGTGCTTCCTCCTGGGGCGGCTCTGTGCCAGGAGGAACAAATACTCCCAGGTTTGTGCTGACGCTCTCTGCCCGTGCCTGAAGGTTCACTGCCAAGGCCAATAGTGCTAAGACAGGACTTCCTGTAATGAAGGCGAGGCCGCAAGAAGTTGCTTTCTTTGCATGTGCGACCATGGCTATACCTAGTTTTTTTTATGCCATTTCAgcaacgcttttatccaatcgTACAATACTGTGAGCGTATACGTTGGTAGCATCAGTGGCCTCGAAGGGAATATAAATCCCAATCCCTGGCAGTGTTACGCTCTACCAATTGAGCTGGCTGTGATCCACCATAATGAGTACATTACGTTGAGGGATCAGGTATCTTATGGGTGCATTTTGAACGTGCTGTGTCTTTACGTGTTCATTTGCCCTCTCGCGTTTGAATTTCAATGGAACCCCAGCAATGTGCACACCATGCTCTGCTAATTGAGTCAAACCGGACCAGAGTTCATGCATACCAATTCTCTTCCATGCAAAGAAGTGGAATGTTTCTCACTgaaacctccacctccagtaGGTCATACATTTAGTTCTGACGACAGATAACCTTCCGTGCAGGCGCGCGTCTACTACGAGGAGGCCATGAGCGTCGGTGTGGACGGCTTCTCCGACACGCCCCTCCTCCACGCTCTCTACATCAACCTCACCGCCGTGTACCTCAAGCAGCGCATGACCGACAAGCTGCCCCACACCCTGGAGAAGGCCTGCGCCATGCTCCTGGGTTCCCCCGGCCACGCCTTCTCCTCCCTGGACGAGGTGGAGCTCCTCAACCTGCTGCTGCGGCGGTCGGTGGTGCAGGGCGACAAGCACCTGGAGGCCCGCGTCTGCTACCTGGCCTCCAGCCTCTTCCTGCGGCTGGGGAAGGTGGACGAGGCGCTGCCCTTCATCGAGCGCCTGCAGTTCCTCATGCTGACCCTGTCGGACGTCGAGGGGCGGCCCGCCATCGCTCCCTTGGACCTGAACTGGCTGCTCAGCCAGCTCTACCACCGCAAGTACGTGCCCTTCCTGGCGCTGGCCGCGCTGAGCCTGGACTCCAGGCAGGACCACTCCCTCCCGGACGCCTTCCACAAGGTGGAGCTGTTCGTCCGGAACTCGGGCCGCCTGAACCCTCGCTGGAGGGAGGGCACGGCCCTGCTCCCCGCCCACATCGTGGTGTACCTCCAGCAGGCCCTGGCCGTGGCCGAGCAAGGGAGGGACTGGAAGACCCAGAGGGACCTGTGCCTGGGGCTGGCGTCCGTCTACCAGCAGCACGGCGTGCTGGAGAAGGCGGTGGGCTGCGCCCAGCAGGCGGTGGAGACGGGGGGGTACATCAACGAGGAGGAAGGGTTCCAGGCGTCCGTGCAGCTGGGCTGGCTGCTGGTGTTGACGGGCCAGACGGACCGGGCCCTGGACACCCTGGAGCCGCTGCTCACGTCTCTACAGGTGAACTCAGCTTCCATTTCGATCCGGGCGGGGGGGAGTTTGTTGTTATTCAGATTTCATTCGGCCAATCATTTAGCTCATTATGCTACTGCAGGCAAGGATAGTGTAGTGGTTTAGAACATTGTTTACATGATAAGAGTGGTAAATATTACAACTACTGCCAATACTCATTATAGTAGTCATGATAGTCTTactaataaaacaataaaaatcaTGACAAATAAATGAACGTCATATTTCTGTAAACTTTATTACTCTTCGCCGTCATCAGCCTCAAGTTGACATTCTGAATCACGGGCATTTCCAGGGGTCCGACAGCCCCACGCAGCGAGGGGTGATCCACAACCTGCTGGCCCTGTGTCTCAGGCGCCAGGCCGGGGTCCCAGAGGCCGGCCGCCACCTCCACCGGGCCCTGGCCATCGCTCGGGAGAGCGGGAACGAGAGGAACCAGGCCCTGGCGCTGGCCAACCTGGGCTGCCTGGCCATCGACACTGGGGCCTCCTGCCTGGCTGAACGCTACCTGATCAGGTGAGATCCACGTCTCTGCTTCACTCCTAGTGTGTCTTTGAATTGTCATTGTACTGTTGTTATTAACTCACAAactttttttgattgatttatatttttatattttatatatattgcataatctaatatataatatattgtgcaatattatgcattttttttaaatgttgttatGTTTTGCCAAGATGAAAATCGAATTGTGTATATGTAAATAATTGTTATTGAATCTTTTAAAGTGTTATCTCTTTCTAATTGTTATTTTGTACTTAACAATAGATTAATAGATAGATTTGATAGATTAATCCTAGGATGGATTAATGCAATTTATCTCATTATTTCATAgcacataaatgtgtttttattgtcatCATGGCTGACGATAATTTCACCCACACAAGTTCAGTTTTGGGACCAtaacatgtttgtttgttgcagATCCTTACGTCTATTCTGGGATCTTGCGGAGAGCCCTTCGGAGGAGGAGCATGTGCAGACGTACATGTGGTTGGGGCGGAGCTACAAGGACACTGGGAGGAGTCGAGATGCCAGGGCATGTTATGAGCTAGGGCTGCTGATCGCCTTACACGCCAAAAACCTGCATGGTGAGTTGCATCGCTTACTTTCCATTAGTGACGCAGAATGATATTCCGATCCTTTGTTCATGGGAACATTCTTTTGAAGTGATGTAAGGCAACCCAATTTGCGATTGAAATCATTGCTTGTACTTCAGAATCAGATCAGGTAACTTTATAATTGCATTCAGTTCTTAAAATAGATGTCCTGTCACCTAAATGATGCTGTGGTATTTCGTACTACTCTAAACAGGATAAAGAAGTCATTAGGGTGTTTTAATCCTAGATGAAAGGTTCAGGGCTCGAATCCAAATCAAAGAGTATAAGAAAAGTGGAAAAGTGGAAAATCGCAAATATTATTAGATAGGTGCAACATAGGTATATAAAGTAAAAGTCCTCCATATGCTCAATTGAATCTTCCTCATACTCATCAGGTGACCAGAAGTTCAACCGCACTGTCTTAACTGTCTGAATTATCAGTTGGTCCCAGTTGAGTGACAGTTGTGAATCCCTGTCCCCTCTCTGCCAAAGGCCAGATGGTAGTTGCCAAGGTGCTGAGCCGTCTCTACGCAGACATGCTGCTGTACGGCCAGAGCATCATCTACTACGAACACTGTGTGTCCGTGTCGCGCCAGCTGAAGGACAAGCGGCTGGAGGGGGAATATCTGGAGATCCTGAGTAGCCTCTACCTCTCACTAAACACAGAGAAGTGAGTCTCAtcccccctcccgctctcttcccctctctcacactctctctctttctctcctctctctctctctctctctcgccctcgccctcgccctctctctctcgctcttttgctctctcccctccaacCTCTCTATTTCCTGCGCACCGTAGCTCAAGAGAGTGCGACATAAGTTCTTAAAACGTTTGAGAACACCCCTCACACTTGATCGTACGGGACCCATGTGATGTGTCTGTTTCCACCACAACATTTATGACCGTCACAACATGCAAATATAGGCGGGTGTTAGGCTGCTAAAATTAGAGTTTGCTTAACCTTTAAAACCTGTATTTCCTTAAGTAGATTATCTATTTTGACTGTGTTCTGCCCCAACAATCTCAATTACTCACTGATGTTTGTTTTGTCTGAAAGTTACACAACTGCAATGTGCCCATGCGGTACAATCTAATCTTTAACAGCTGTGCTGTGTGTGGCTGGGCACGGGTCATGCTTATCGGCTATCTTTATATCCCTCATTCTCCTTTGGTCCATTATTACGTTGTCTAACATTCTCAGGTATTTACTGTTATGGTCGTGTGGCTTATTCCCGGGCAGCGGTCCAACAGTTTTTTTATGCTAAGGAGAGTTCCTAACTCCTGTTTGAAATGACCCGGAAGTATCTTAGTATCCAGCTCTTACCACGGCAGCCATTGTAAAGTTTGATTTGTGGGCGTTCCCTGCCCGTAACCATTTTCTTAGGCATTTGCTCTATAGTCTATTTCTTTAGAGCTGTCATCAAAGGACAAACGCTGACCGACTGTGTCCATCATAACCTTGGTTTTGGGTTTCAAGATGAAGCCATTGTGAAAGCGTCTTTTGTGTTTGATTTACTTTGTCGATACACAATCCCCACATTGGTAAAGTGTTTTGTAAGCTGCCGGTGAGCGACATTTTCCTTTTAAGCCATTGGAGGGATAATCACATTACTGACCCATTTGGTTGTGTTGCAGGTGTCAAACTTGACGACACATTTAATCCGTCACTCACTTGACTGAGCTGTGCGTTCTGTGGCGCAGGTCATCTCGTAAATCTCTAGACTACACCAAGCAGAGCCTGAGGATCTCCATCGACCTAggcaagagagaggaggagtcagagaccTGGCTCCAGGTGGGCCGCATCTACTACCTCATCCACGAGGACGAGCTGGCGGACATGTACCTCCAGGTGAGAGAGAAGATAACCATCGACTAAATAATGAAGTTCGGCGCGTCGCAAGGGCGACATCTAGTGGTGGACTAAGGAACAGCTGGAGGAACTGTGacgaaaaatgtttttttttcgggGAGTATGACAAATTAGTCTACCTCCAGGTATTAGAAAAAAAGTATAGCTGGAAGGTATTGGTAAGTAGTTTTCGAACCGTATGGGGAAGTTGAGTGTAGTCAAGGAACAGCAGGAGGAAATGTGACTCAAAAGGGTCGTTGTAGGTGGGGGTGATGTTTGGGAGTTAATAACCTGGAGCAAAAACGCCCTGGTAAAGGAAACATCGGGCTATAAATAGATTTTGTTGGCGGGTAAAGCAGTGTATCAATCAAGATAAGTCTAGAAGTTAATGAGGTATACACAATGAGAGGCAGTAAACATGCTTTGGCTGCAGCCACCATTCCTTTGAGTTGCTTGTGTGAACTGTGTTTACAGCCAACAACACTGCCAAACATCTTAACTCAGCGGCCTGCACTGGTAAACAAGGCAGGGACGTATCACATGCTCCGCATTCTGCCAGTGACCAAGTTACATTGCTCTCATCACTTTAAACCAAGTTACGCTTCTTCAGAAAAAACGCAAACTCAATTCCGGGAAAGCAGCATTGTGATCAAACAATTACACTAATACATCCTGTAATGGTCTCTTGATGTTTAACCCAGATTGACTGTCGTCATTTCACCAATCACCGTGATGCTAATCCTGTTTCACCGACACAGGCTGCGGTGAAGACTGCACTTAGGATGAATGACCCTCATTTTGCCATGAGTATCTACGAGGAGGCGGGGGACGTGTTCTTCAAGGGCCATAGGAGCCGCATGGCTTCACTGCCCTTCTTCAGGGTGAGGAGATGTTGGACTGGCGTTTGATTCATGTTGCCGGCTTCTAGGGCTGCACACTTGATCTCACTATACTGATGATAACATGGAGCTTTCTCTGGTAAAGAATACAGAACATTTCAGGttagatgataataataataataataataataataataataataataataataattttattagGATTTGAATAACCAATTTCAGTATTACATTTATAGACTGTCAGCTCATGGACAGCAGCTGACTTTGCTTGCTTCTGCCACGTTTTACCGTAATAATCCAatatttactttattatttattgatttaaaataagTTTAATAATTCATGAATCATTCttcagtcttttttttcttcagtcTTCATTCTTCAGTCATCCATTTACTTACGTTATATTTTCCTTTCTGGATGACACGGCAGGACGGCAGCCTTCCGTTCGCCCGCAGCATCCGAGACGTCCACTCGGAGTTCCGCCTGCTGAGTAAGCTGACCGAGCTGCTGATGACGCAAGGCGACCAGGAGGAGGCGCTGCAGTACGCCACACTGGCCGTTCAGATCGCCAGCAAAACAGGTCTGTGCCGACATCTGTTCCAAAATCACCAGTCACACGACCCTAATATAAAGGTTGAATATTGAGATTATGAAATAAACCCTAATCCGTGGGGCTCTCCACCACAATTACTTTATTATT
The DNA window shown above is from Gadus chalcogrammus isolate NIFS_2021 chromosome 10, NIFS_Gcha_1.0, whole genome shotgun sequence and carries:
- the sh3tc2 gene encoding SH3 domain and tetratricopeptide repeat-containing protein 2 isoform X3 — encoded protein: MGNGVGREDISPAELDALWREQPYALGGSNDHFPGNYIMTKGSEEGDGEEGPGGDSEEGGLEPASYWKRKEALLQSSTVSLGVGEKFFSEILLVFSGRRRSTEVPDSCLQEALRTRLRVVESNSQDVIQLFKDLSARLVSVHAEKDSFLLTFKTVEEVWKFSTYLALGYVARCLENFLFDHTFWLDPELLSDLEINVSVDEEHLATLYLGLVVQEGSFFAKALCRSTNQDEEYEVEEELSFERNDLLMVRDTGQDGMWEGTLLSTGLHGLAPVKSMQPLPYPFYQWFLRKYPGMAGCSPADKEHFEYPIVSGTCVAVEDHSPLGRDELQLNKGDVVEIQGLLVRGLDMFIGTQTSTGQTGFVRKAHVRPLDVVPLDGQLVFLTEEERAALAQVNPCSPEPSEPSSLLESLFSSDISSVYRLDRLDDCDFMYIRNRPKQDHKALASARQSVISERSAGTPSFHHHHSTVSLPSPRAPVSPLSCSPRPASYHPAFSSLRPGHADAAAEPLSFAPEDTFRELDELQEDPAFYLEDRSWEGEDAAAELSDPTLDLLDHPEFQEGFSPLYDLQHSFLEMTFGGRSEGDLLSHLESVREAAKRTARHWAHRRACFLLGRLCARRNKYSQARVYYEEAMSVGVDGFSDTPLLHALYINLTAVYLKQRMTDKLPHTLEKACAMLLGSPGHAFSSLDEVELLNLLLRRSVVQGDKHLEARVCYLASSLFLRLGKVDEALPFIERLQFLMLTLSDVEGRPAIAPLDLNWLLSQLYHRKYVPFLALAALSLDSRQDHSLPDAFHKVELFVRNSGRLNPRWREGTALLPAHIVVYLQQALAVAEQGRDWKTQRDLCLGLASVYQQHGVLEKAVGCAQQAVETGGYINEEEGFQASVQLGWLLVLTGQTDRALDTLEPLLTSLQGSDSPTQRGVIHNLLALCLRRQAGVPEAGRHLHRALAIARESGNERNQALALANLGCLAIDTGASCLAERYLIRSLRLFWDLAESPSEEEHVQTYMWLGRSYKDTGRSRDARACYELGLLIALHAKNLHGQMVVAKVLSRLYADMLLYGQSIIYYEHCVSVSRQLKDKRLEGEYLEILSSLYLSLNTEKSSRKSLDYTKQSLRISIDLGKREEESETWLQVGRIYYLIHEDELADMYLQAAVKTALRMNDPHFAMSIYEEAGDVFFKGHRSRMASLPFFRDGSLPFARSIRDVHSEFRLLSKLTELLMTQGDQEEALQYATLAVQIASKTGVTVNERTAYHRLATVYYRLQQYELAENYYLKSLSLCPSPEVMHPIQARYFTRVYTRLGDLTLYQLKDAFDAVGYFHLALAAALEDQTQPRALYVVYMKLAEIHAHHLPDPQLCHTYRDRAHSLRRVLAGEESPRCGREGGTPGEVSGGTGERGDVARQAVCCCAAENQETECAKEDEVFGDGEPETGDDSVRTRTETEWADCVTGEEEEEEEERRKRRRREGLSEGRSVCTAIRLRQSASDSAHTESFATAREHVTDSAPESRSDPNPHSDADTGNISHGASGDIDSIPVDLPALAQTPDGAGTGRVVDDTGRGWDQDVDVCHGVTDDDVTGILKGVGVSGGVGVGDSPSNIDQKQSLNNGSSPASDAPAGTRTMESVGEAVEDVNKHMGLDHVYT